A stretch of the Candidatus Bathyarchaeia archaeon genome encodes the following:
- a CDS encoding ABC transporter permease, with product MSTFEESSPSLVRGLLALTARELKKWLKDPVMLVMFVLQPLIWMGFLGKSININALFSQHNISMPDLIPIPGSYLVPPLQGIVYVNGTLLQQFFSNVGSEVMRSAFGVVDYFSYMAIGVISMIVVMTSTFSGVSIVWDRRLGFLDKVLSTPVPRAAIIFSKILNATLRAMFQSTVILMLAYVLGLQLSPSFTPINILGVYAAISLVSIGLSSIFLAFSIRSTRMERPMQFVSLIMMPLMFASNIFFPINLMPEWLQIVVRANPLTYLTDALRQLTIMQPNPLALAVDFIYLAAFAAALAAVGIILSWKYLIE from the coding sequence ATGAGTACTTTCGAGGAATCTAGCCCAAGCTTGGTTAGGGGTCTACTGGCCTTAACCGCTAGAGAGCTAAAGAAGTGGCTTAAGGATCCAGTAATGTTGGTAATGTTCGTCCTTCAACCATTAATATGGATGGGCTTCTTGGGGAAATCCATTAATATAAATGCCCTCTTCTCTCAGCACAACATAAGCATGCCAGACCTAATCCCCATTCCAGGAAGCTACCTTGTACCACCGCTACAGGGAATTGTATATGTTAATGGTACGCTGCTCCAGCAATTTTTCTCAAACGTAGGCTCAGAGGTTATGCGGAGCGCATTTGGGGTTGTAGATTACTTTAGTTACATGGCTATTGGGGTGATCTCTATGATAGTCGTTATGACTTCTACATTTAGCGGCGTCTCCATCGTCTGGGATAGGCGCCTAGGGTTCTTAGATAAGGTTCTGAGTACGCCTGTGCCTCGCGCCGCTATAATATTCTCTAAGATCTTAAATGCTACCCTCAGAGCTATGTTTCAATCAACAGTTATCCTTATGCTTGCATATGTTCTTGGGCTACAATTAAGCCCTAGCTTTACACCAATCAATATTCTTGGGGTCTACGCTGCAATATCCCTAGTCAGCATAGGTTTATCGTCAATTTTCTTGGCATTCTCAATAAGATCAACGAGAATGGAGAGGCCTATGCAGTTTGTAAGTCTCATAATGATGCCGTTGATGTTTGCGAGCAATATTTTCTTCCCAATAAATTTGATGCCAGAGTGGTTGCAAATAGTGGTCAGAGCAAACCCGCTTACATATTTAACGGATGCCCTCAGGCAGCTTACCATAATGCAACCAAATCCCTTAGCGCTTGCGGTAGACTTCATCTATCTGGCAGCCTTCGCAGCAGCCCTAGCGGCCGTTGGCATAATACTCTCATGGAAATACCTGATAGAATAA